The sequence CTGATGATACACTATATCTGTGGAGTATCCACTTTTCCATGAAtatgtgatgtcatcatttaGGATTAACTTTATGTGATTTTTGCTTAATGATGATGACCTATCATTTGTTCACTCAGGATCTTTTTGCCATTGCTCATGatgttctgtatttattttattttaaccttgAGCATTATCTATATGTTCTTTAGCGTGTCCTTTGCACGTACTCCTCAGTATAAAAGTCGACTGTTTTCATATTCTGCTTAGACTATGAAGTTCCCTGGCTGAGCATCAACTCTTTTTGACTATACCCTGGATCTTAGTCTCCTGATGCTTTAGTCAGCTTGCTTCTGGAGTATCTGAAGCGTTTTGATCAATTAGAAAGATTCCTGGTGACCAAGATGATCATCTGAAAGCACAGGCGAGTGAGGCATGCTATGAGAAAACCTTGCTTCTTGAAGACGAGTCAGTTCAGTTGACGAATGCTAaaatgtgtgagtttgtttttcAGTCAAAGTTTCAGCACTGTTGTTTTCCACAAGTATGCCAATGTGTATTCAGGATCCTAAGAGTATAGGAGTGGCTTCTTCACCAGGAGAAAGGAGATCAAACTTTGTTAAGATCTTTATATATCAGAACAGACATAATGGAGTAGAGACCAAAGTTTTTTGCTGTTAGATAAATTTGCTAAGCATAAAGACCTTGAGGCAGTGTTGCAGGACTTTAAACAATGGCGTGCTTTCCTGATTTGAGATAGGGATAAGAACACTGCTATGCTTAGGAGGGGGGCTTAATCATAAATGTGCTGCTGTTGCCACTTGTAAGTAGATCCAACACTGTACTAACTCACTTCAAGCTAAATTTTAAATTTGGGGAAAATGTCTAAAATGACTAAATCAACAAAGTCAAGTAAATCATCTATATCAAAGGGGCtgtttccatttccatttcttTATAACATACCAAAGCTGACTTGGGAGCAGAAAGCAGAGTGAGAAATGTTCTCTGACTTCCAGAGCCTCTCAGCCTGACCCGGTGGGTGGGACTATCTCGACCAATATCCATCTGATACAACTCGCCTCCCCCTCAGACGCTTCTTCAGCCATGCCTCCTGCTCCTCACCTTCCTCATCCTCCTGCTGTACAGACACAGCTTTTTTAGACATGTCTGCAGATATTTCCACAATAGCTTTACTTTATATCATCAGGTGTTAAAGTGTCATTTGTCAGAGACCCAGTTAAAGATTCGGTGGTCCTGCAATATGTTCATAACATTCTTTTAGACTAACCTCTTATGGAGGGTTAGTAGAAGTTTCACTGTCCATATAGACCTTAGACTTAGAAACATCGTCAAAATCAGACTGTGAAACATCGATTGTTAAAGCTACACGATAGGGAGTGACGTGCGTGGCTGCAATACCACCTGTTTTGTGCAGCATTTGCTCCACACCCAAGAAATGAATTGGTCTCAGCCCATAAGGGGTCATTACATCTTGTAGGACTTTACACGTGAAGAAGTGCATCTAGCATCTGCTGCACCGAGGAAGTATTGTGAAGAGCTTACGGATACTGATCCAGGAAGTGTGGACCTCACCTGgtcatcacacccatatgtgggcCTGCCCCAAAATGTTGTCACAAATATGAAAGCACACAAGTGTATAGGATGTCTTTGTTACAATTTACCACTAAGTTATGTCCAGAAAGACATGGTTCACCCAAGTTGGAGTGGAATTAACTTCAACCCcattgaacacctttgggataaactgAGACAGTGACTGTGCCCCAGGCCTCATCATTGTACGAATCCCTTTAACCATGCTCCAAAATATAGTGAAAAGCCTTCTCAGAAGAATGGCGTATATATGAAGCAGTGGGCTGTTGTGGCTCAAGTAGTTAAGGCTCTGGCTTGTTAATCAGGTAATCAGGTTTCAAGCCCCAGaattgccaagctgccactgaggTGCcattgatcaaggcccttaaccctctgtgctccagtggtgctgtatcatgtctgacactgtgctctaaccccaacctccaaagctgggatatgtgaagaaagaatttcactgtgctgtaatgtatatgtgtcaaaataaagacttcttctTTGAATGGGATGTCTAAAAAGCCCACATGGCTGTGATGGTCATTAATTAAGTCATTGGCATGACTTAACTGTGTTACCTGTTAACATTACTTATggtaaataagataaataattagtaaatgtaaatttgttagacacacagacacatcaagTGCTGACAAGAAACCATGTCTCAGACGTGTCCTAAGCCACTCCACCCACAGAAATGTCTTTCCCCATATTACTCCCACTCAGTTTTAATCCTTGGCATTCTGTCAGGAATGAGTTCACATCATAGTAGTAACAGACAGGGTGTTGTCCGAACACACCATTCTCCATTTAACATCTGGAAACATCAACAACATAAACAGCTACGTGGTCATGATGCATTTTTATTAGAGGGCATTGCTTTTTTAATACAAACCTTTAGTTGTATAACTGCTGAGGCAAAGTTTCAAACTGTGAAATAAGCTGTATTTTTAGTGGTTAAATACATAGTTAAGTGAGTTATTATTTTCTGTAGCACCCTTCTCtattacccacacacacacacacacacacacacacacacacacacacaaatatgtacaaaaaatatcATCGAAGGAGCAGCACAGATGCAGGCTGGGAAATGCCTTTTTGTATTTCCCACCCAGTTCTCCAGATTTCTGTTTAAATGCCACATTAAGCTCTTCCTTTCCAGCCAGCGCTTAAATCAGAGGGGAACGAAAGTACGATCTTCATTTCACAAGTAAAAACATGAGGAAAACACacgtctgctttttttttctgctgtctcTTAAGCATGTTTGAATTCTTCTTcgttctctgtgtctgtcattcACACCCGGGCCAaaactgtgtctgtttttgAACAGAGACTCCGTCTACATGGGAAATGGGAAGGTGCAGCTGGAGTTATGCCAAGAAGCAAGAGTAGCATTCTGCTTCCGTGCTCCAGTCAGAAGAGCGCAGAAGGGCATGGTTTCAGTCAGCCACTAAAcagagaggacacacacacagacacaaacacacatgttggCTCTATCTCCGTGGACCTGAGCTTTAAACCACAGGGAAACAATTCTGTGTATGTCTGCTGGAGAGACCACAGTAAAAGGACAAAGAAGAAGATGTATCTGAAAGACTGGAACTATTAGAAGTTCTATAAATGCATGTAAAAGCAGAATGCTGGAGAACTGCAAGATCTTCTTTGAGTGTGACCATCTCAGTCGAGTGAGCCTGAGATCATCTTCCCTCACTAATGGCAAGAATGAAGAGGGACCGGTTCCTGTTGGTTATCTCCTTGATTGTCATTCTGACAGTCGATGTCTACTTTGTTCTGCTCCCCAGGCTGAGAGCTTGGTACGATTTGTCCAGCGGTGGTTGTAGCTGCCATGGggttaatgacagtgttggcTATACTGAACAGGTTCTTCACAAAAAGACCCCGAGTTCCAATTTTGCCTTTCAAATAGGATCCAAGCTGAAAAGGCTTTTTGGCCATCCACTGTACAATATTCATTTGCCAGAGCTAAGTCCAGACGAGAGATTGCTGGAAGAAGAGGAGCTCATGGAATATTACAGGAGGAAAGTCACCCGCTATCAAAGGTGAGTGCAAATTATGAATTCGTATTTTCCATAATTCATAACATCTAATAGACCGTATGAAATTAAATGATGCTTCATTTGATTTGTGTAATGATGCTATGCTTTCGTCTGTTCTCGGAAAGGAAATGAATGTAATTGGTGGTGGGAGGTGCAGGGGTAAGAGTTACAAGGTTAAATAAGGTGACGGCTAAACCACAAACTGTGGCTGCCAGCTAAAATACAACACACTGTGGAACGTGATCCTACTGTAAAAAGAGTAAAAATCATTTTAGTGTGTTACATCTTTACGCAAAGGAACGTCTTTCAGGATACTTCAGATATCTCACAGAGTGTATGTAGGATATTTTAAGATGCCATTAACATCTTAATATTTACTTAACTGTTGTTTAAACAGTGTAATATTTACagattgaaatatttaatactcaAACTTTACAATTACACTTAAAATGGCTTTGTGTTAAGAAGCTTTAATCAGCCCTTTGCAGCTTATCTGCAGATATCAGTGAAGGAAATCCAGCACAGTCTCCATAATTCATCACAGCTGTATGTGTTGGCAGATCATAATAGGGTTAGCTGTCTGAATTTTCTTACGTTTTGGTTTTTTAAATTTGCCAACCAACAGAGAACTATTTTAGATTGTTTCGTGCAACTGTAGCGTGTGGTTTCCGGATTGAGGTCAGTTTTACTGATTGCAACAGTTCCCTGAAGAACCTAAAAAGCACACTGTTGGGAGCTCATGGCCAATCAGCCAAACCGTTGTGTCCATTGTGTGGTGAGGAAGTCTACGTTATAACTAAAGTTTATTATCTAACCACTTCCAGAGCATTGTGAGTGTGTAGAAGTGCTAAAGAAAGCTGGAGAACTGATGATCATGACTCTTTGCACACTTAGGACTCTCAGCTTGTGATTCAGAGATGTCATGTTGACAGATTTTTGGGTCAGAGGCAAATATTTGTCACCAGATGGATCAATAATTTGAGGCAATGGTGCAAGGTCTGCCAGAATAAAcagcttgtttattttatacacttaATGTAGAAAATCACCAAAGAGTCAAGACATTAACATGGAGATACAAAcatgtgtaaaagaaaaaagtacatGGAACATATAGTTTTAGGCAAATAGCACCCAGAATGTCCTTCAAAACCATCCTTAATCATCTGCATGGAAAGGTTTATTTGCAACAAAATCCAATAATGTCTTGGAAAGTTGTTTAGAAttaatttctgaaatattttagaTATCAAGGGGTTGTCATGAgaattacacaatacacactgaaaTGTCTTCTCCACAGACAGCAGAAGTTCTACATCGAAGCAGCAGAAGCATCAAACATCTCATTGCCTGAGCAACCTGCAAACTTTAACCCTGATGCTAGCTGGCTGAAATTCCACTTGGGGATCAATCGTTACGCACTTTACTCCAGAGATGATCAGAGCATCGATCAGCTCCAGCGAGATATGCAGACTGCCACGATCATTGGAGCAGGTGGTTATTTGTTCATTGCTAGAAAGTTCTGAATCTTTTGTAATATGTCATGACAAGTCATTATTCCAGTCTCTATAGAGCAGTTATTAAATTCGGTGTCTGGTTTatgatatttttacatttttatgtattgtATTCGACTAGATTGTATTCTTATACtgctctcaaaaaaaaaaaaaaagctttatttttgtactGACATTTTCCGGTTCCATTTTTTAGTCTGCTTCCTCAAatggtttctttctcatatcgtctcagggagttttttcctcaccgCTGTTGCCTCAttcttgctcattagggataaatataaatttaaatttctaatttttattctaaatttctgtaaagctacttcgagacacattgttaaaagcgctataaaaGTGGGTGgcggtggctcaagtggttaagccTTTGGGTTGTTGGAAACTTTTTTTAGCTGCATCTGAACCAAAACAGCCTTCACATTCATTTAAATTCCAATTCAGATGTTCGGAATGGTAGTGTCAGGATAATTATAATTAGCATGAAATAATTTAGTACcacaaatacatataaactTTATAGGTCCTTAAAATAATTTCAGACAAGACTATATCCCTCAATGTCTTAAATCTCTGTCAATTTGTTTGGCTCCAGTTTGATCTAAAGCTTCAGAAGCCAATGATAAAAGTTGCTGGTTGCCTAAAAAGTGAAAATCTGATTCAtgtcttaaaatattttagattacACTCAAGATGAAAAGGCCTTAAAAGGAGCATGTGACTGTTCACAAGGTAAGATTTGATCTTTTCTGCTCAGGGAGACTTCTCAGTGGTTTAAGAATCATTTCACAAAAGGAAATGACTGTTTCTTTTGTTCAGTTTAAAAATACGAAGCTTTATACCAGAGCACAATCAGTTAAAGGTGGTGTAAGGCAAATATAGCTGCTGGATTTCGAAAGAATGGGTTTATGTCACTGTGCCCTTTTAAAGAAGCTACTGGCTGGGGTGCATTAACATAAAAGCTACAAACAACTGCCATCTGTTATTGCCTCAGAGAAAGAATTTCTTCAAGCCTGGAGTCATAGAGAGCATAGCACATTTGTCcaaatcaaaacacacaaacacatgcacacacgcacaaacgtgtacacaaacacacacacatacaatttgtacacacacacacacacacacacacacacacacacacgcacggagatgcacacacacgcacacgcaaacACAGAGTGGGTTAAAATATAAACGTCTAATTTTTCCAAAAATGTCTCTCCAAgggtaaaaatatatatttctctggGTCATTCGATCCCTTTATACACTTTCTGTTAGGATTCGTCACTACGGTGGTTGTAGACTgtttatatgatatgatataaaatgttaaaggagtttaaaaaaaaaaaagtatagttTTGTTTGGAGCCAAGGAATGTTACAGCCTCAGACAAAAGCAAAGAGAAGGGCATAACAACCACCAGTTTAAATAAAACCCAGTCCTATGTAATTAAGCTATCACTCACAGGCCATAAAGAGACGTTTCAACCTCTAATATTTGTCCTGTTATACACAGAGCTACAGGCAGAAAGGAAAATAAGACATGAGACTCGCTATGTGAACATGTTTAGATATGACACTTACAGAAAAATACTTTAGACTTGAAAATAACAAccttaatacataataataaaataataaaaaaagacataaataaaaaacaatctcCTTTACAGTGGTTAAGCCAAGTGGCCATCACCTGAAACTTGCCCTGAAGCTGCAAGACTTTGGGAAAGCCATGTTCAAACCTATGAGGTAAGTTAAAACCATGAAATAACATCATATCCTTAATGTgcggtttttttcttttaaacgaTTGGTTTTCAGACAGGAACGACACGAGGAGACGCCGGAAgacttcttttattttgttgacTTCCAGAGACACAATGCGGAAATTGCTTCTTTCCACCTGGACAGGTTTGATCTTCATTTTCAACTTTTGTTTCAAATGAACAATTTGATCAGAACTCTTGACTGAAATCAGAAATGCAGCACTACTTATCTCATCCCTCTGAGATCCAGTTAATAAATATACAGCTTCACACAGAGACTCTAAAATAAGTGCTTACTGAACAGACTGTCAGCTGTAATGGATGTTTATGTCTCGCTGTGTAATTTATACCTCAGATCCTCCTAAAGGTGTCAGTGTATAATACTCAAGCTACATAACTGCCATATCACCACAAACCCCCatctcacctacacacacacacacacacacacacacacacacacagacacacacacagacacacacacacacacacacacacacacacacacacacacacacacacacacacacacacaaacacacacacacacccacacacacagacacacacacacacacacacacacacacacacacacacacacacacacacacacacacacacacaaacacacacacacacacacacacacacacacacacacacacacacacacacacagacacccacccacacacacacacacacacacacacacacacacacccacacacacacacacacagacacccacacacccacacccacacacacacacacacacacacacacatagacacacacaaacacacacacccacacacacagacacacccacacacacacacacacacacacacacacacacacacacacacacacacacacacacacacacacacacacacacacacacacacagacacacccacacacacacacagacacagacacacacacacacacacacacacacacacacacacacagacacacccacacacacacacacacacacacacagacacagacacacccacacacacccccgcacacacaaacacacacacccacacacacacacagacacacccacacactcacccccccacacacacgcacacaaccacagacacacacacttacacacacccacagacacacacacacacacatacacacacagacacacacacacccacacacacagagacagacacgcacatacacacaaacacacacacacccatagacatacacacacagacacacacacgcacacacacaaacatatacaggcacacacacatacaggcacacacatacaggcacacacacaggaacacccacatatacaggcacacacacatacaggcacacacatacaggcacacacacaggaacacccacatatacaggcacacacacacacatacagacacacacagacacatgcacacagacacaaaaagtaaaaattacacAGGGATTGTTCCTTAAATCTGCATGTTATTACTGCAATTTTTCACAAGGTCCAGAATTAAAGAACACTGAAATCATGTGCAGAATAACTGAAGCACGAAAAGTTCAATGTCAAACGCACCAGAGTTGCAGAGTGCAAACCTTTTATTATCAGAGGACTTTAATTCTAAAGTGTAGCAATATTATATCACAAGATGGAAAAGGTGCacttaatgtatttatatgCATGAGATGCTCACTAGTCTTAGTATTTCAAGGGAACAAACATGTTAGTGATAAATAcaaatctaatatatataagtTGAATATTAATCCTGAACTTTTTGTATCTTTTTGTATGTTTCttatcttctgtaaagctgctttcagacaatacaaataaaaccgaGTAAAATTTTAgtaaaatttttcatttttttttaaaaaggcagccaaatatatatatatacagtatatatatttttggcgGCTGAAATGTAATCTGTCTCGCTCAGAGTCCTTGATTTCCGGAGAGTTCCACCTGTAGTTGGGAGACTCATTAATATCACAGGTGAGGTATTGTACACCACATACAACGAGGAGCTCCGTAGTGTATTCTTCACCTCGCCAGGTAAGCTCTCGCATTCACAAggaaataaaagtataataaaaacatCTTATACGTAATAAACCCGTTAGTCATCTTAGTAACCTGGTAAAACAGTGCCTGTATTGTGGACAAGAATCTTAAATTACAATctgcttctttttgttttcttttgtcagCAAACAACACATGTTTCTTTGCcaagtgtctgtatgtgtgtaagacGGAATATGCGGTGTGTGGACATCCAGACCTTCTGGAAGGTTCCATGTCGGCCTACCTGCCTGGACTGAGTGTAGCACCCCGCATATCCATCCCCAGCCCCTGGATACGCTCTTACACCTTTACTGGAAAAGAGGAGTATGCTTAATcttgacaataaataaataaataaataaataaataaataaataaataagggatGGCTTGCATGTGGAGTGACTGAACCCACAATTGATATACTGTGAGTTTtcacttttaattatttaaaaaacaaacaaaaaaaaacaaaacaatggtggctcaagtggttaaggctctaggtTGTTGATTGCAGGATTgaggttcaagctccagcactgccaagttgccactgttaccactgggcactgtatcatggctgaccctgtactCTGACCCAAACCTCCAAAGCTGTGCACATTTCGAAGacataatttcactgtgctgtaatgtatatgtgacaaaataaagcctTCTATATAGAAGTGACTGAAGGACTGCTAACATCAGTGGATTGACATATTCAGTGTcattatgatgatgtcactggTGGTCAAAGGTAAAGACAGAAAACTTGGCCATGCTTTCTGAGTGACTCTAGGGCAGCTGTTAGCTCAGATGAGGGCAAACAGTCTTGTCTTGTTGTATGAGTGTGCTGTTCCAGGGAAGCATGACTTGCCCGCTCTGATTGGTTGATGTGAGGAAATTGGCAAATGATCAAATtgcctccaggtttgggggttcgattcctgcctctgccatgTGCGTAGAGTTGAgagtagagtttgcatgttcttcctgtgcctCAGAGGGCCTCAGAGTTTCTTCTGGGTATaccagtttcctccccagttCAAAAGACAGTAAGCTGTATTTTAGCTTTGGAATCTCtaaaatgtctgtagtgtgtgtgccttgcaatagacatcctgtccagggtgtcctctGCCTTTTCcctgagtctcctgggatagtaAGTGCAACCCATAGGATATGTGGTGCatagaatgaatggatggatggatggatggatggatggatggatggatggatggatggatgatctTTACTATCATATCTGTGCAAAAGGATAAGAGAAGTTTCTCTTCTTATTTTAGATGGGAAGTCAATCCATCATACTGTGACACCATCAAAAAACTTTACCCCTACAGCTCAGGAAACAGACTACTTAATATCATTGACATGGCCATATTTGACTTCCTGACAGGTAAAAACAACACCTGTAACTTTCTCAATGCTACATTTCTGTGCATGGCTAATCATAACTAATGCTCTGTACCTCATGTCAAGTGTTATCGTATGCATCATGTACACACAgcatgctttttttattttaggaaaCATGGACCGGCACCACTATGAAATTTTTACCAGGTTTGGTGACGAAGGATTTCTGCTTCACCTTGACAATGCGCGAGGGTCTGATTTTAGTCACAGTTTCATTGCTTCATTGCTTCATTGCTTTTTTCTTGCAATAAAATCACTTTGAATTGCTTGTGTTTCACAGGTTTGGAAGACATTCCTACGATGAGATGTCAATTCTGGCACCACTGACCCAGTGCTGCATGTACGTACTTCCTGTACGGGTTTCAGTATACAGCTAATTCCCGTGTTACCAAGGAGATATCTTCCCATGACCCCATCGTG is a genomic window of Tachysurus fulvidraco isolate hzauxx_2018 chromosome 8, HZAU_PFXX_2.0, whole genome shotgun sequence containing:
- the fam20a gene encoding pseudokinase FAM20A, with protein sequence MARMKRDRFLLVISLIVILTVDVYFVLLPRLRAWYDLSSGGCSCHGVNDSVGYTEQVLHKKTPSSNFAFQIGSKLKRLFGHPLYNIHLPELSPDERLLEEEELMEYYRRKVTRYQRQQKFYIEAAEASNISLPEQPANFNPDASWLKFHLGINRYALYSRDDQSIDQLQRDMQTATIIGADYTQDEKALKGACDCSQVVKPSGHHLKLALKLQDFGKAMFKPMRQERHEETPEDFFYFVDFQRHNAEIASFHLDRVLDFRRVPPVVGRLINITGEVLYTTYNEELRSVFFTSPANNTCFFAKCLYVCKTEYAVCGHPDLLEGSMSAYLPGLSVAPRISIPSPWIRSYTFTGKEEWEVNPSYCDTIKKLYPYSSGNRLLNIIDMAIFDFLTGNMDRHHYEIFTRFGDEGFLLHLDNARGFGRHSYDEMSILAPLTQCCIIKRSTLLRLQLLMQPEYRLSDVMRESLDRDPLRPVLTELHLQALDRRLERVVRSVSRCVKKLGKAKVVVTDFIETSGAATERNYKKSR